From the genome of Halomonas sp. LR3S48:
GCACCACGCTGCCAAGCTGAGCCAGGCGGCGCTCGTCACCGCTCCGCATGTAGTGCTCGCGTTTACGTTCCAGCGAGCGGGGCAGGGTACGGCGCAAGTAGTAGCCGAAGAACTGCAGATAGCCTAGACCGGTCATCATGCCCAGTACCGGGGGGAGGTGTAGCAGGGAGTGGCAGGCCACGGCGGTGGCTACCGTGAGCAGGAACAGAACGATGATGCGCCGTGCGCCGCGCTTGAGATCAACCTCCTCTTCGTCACCCTCCGGAGTGCGATCGCCGATAAACAAGCTCATGGCCACTGCCGGCACCAGGAAGTTGACCAATGAGGGCACCAACAGGGCGAAGAATTCATAGAACTGCAGCATGCCGGCCTGCCACACCATCAGCGTGGTGATGTCGCCGAACGGGCTGAAGGCCCCGCCAGCGTTGGCCGCTACCACAATGTTGATACAGGCCAGGTTGATGAAGCGCTTGTCGCTCTCGGCCACCTTGATCACCACCGCACACATCAGCATAGCGGTGGTCAGGTTGTCAGCCACTGGCGAGATGACGAAGGCGAGTCCACCGGTGAGCCAGAATAATTGGCGGTAGCTGAAACCCTTGCGCACCATCCAGGAGCGCAGTGCGTCAAAGACCCGGCGCTCCTCCATGGCATTGATATAGGTCATCGCCACCAACAGGAACAGCATCAGCTCGGCGAACTCGAGTAACGTCTCGCGAAAGGCGTGTTCGGCCTCGTCAGGCATGCCTGCCTGGACGTAGACCCAACCGATCATGGCCCAGATCAGACCGGCAGCGACAAGTACCGGCTTGGACTTGCGCATGTGAATTTTTTCTTCGGCCATCACCAGGGCATAGGCCAGAACGAACAGCGCAATGGCGGTTAAACCGACCAGAGAATTCGTCAGCAAGAGCGGTCCAGTGGCGGCATGTGCCAGCGGGCTGGCGATAGTAAGAGCAACGACGAGCAACAGCAAAGCCGGGCCACGAAGGTTTCGAGGCCGGGCAGAGGATGAACAGCCGAGGGGCATGGTGTGTATCCTGAGGAGGAGCGGAAGAACTCAGCGCTTATATATCATGCAATGCTGCGTCGCGATATTGGTGCGATGCCGCTGGCCCATGCCAGTTTCGCATGGGGCGAAATGCACCGCGAAGCACTGCCGGTTCTGGGTGGGGATGGATGTGTTAGCGTGAAGTCGTGTCCGGTCAGGACTGGTCAGAAGACCATTGCAAGGAGGAGAGGCATGCACATAGCCATTCTGACGCTGCATGTTTCGCTGCCCGGCTGTGCATCGCTGAAAGAGAAGCGGCAACGCATGGGCGGATTGCATGAACGCTATGGCCGCAATCCGGCGGTAGCGGTGTGCGAAAGCGGCGAGCACGACCGATTGGAAGCGAGCGAGTGGACCTTCGTGGCGGTCGGTAACGAGCGGCAAAAGGTAGAGTCGCTATGCAGCGAGATTGAGGACAAGGTACAGCGCACGGTGGATGGGCGCGTCATGGATGTCACCCGCGAGTTGCTCTAGCGACGTGTCGGATGTTGCGCTGCGACGTTCGACTGGTTTATGCCGTTTCGCTGATTTTGCGATGCATCAAAATGCGGCAATGCAGCCCTGAAGTGAGTTTCGGTGGTGCAGGAAGGGGGAACGGCCGGGGTATGGCACAAAGCCTGCTTGGCTGTTTTTCTTGCAGGTCTTTGCTTTTCCAATGTTTCTATAATTGTTGGCGCAGTTATCGCTTTGTATTTGTTAACCGAACAACGCTGCAGGAAGGTCGGCGTGACATTCAACCTTCCTGAGCAATGTCGCCAATAGCTGTAATGAACAGTGGGCGATATACCGATGTGAGCTGGCGTGCTCCACCTGACCCCCTCCGGGGGGTCTTTTTTATTTCTGGCTAGGGTGCGCGCTCGGCCTGGATGCCGCAACTCGACCATGGTCGTGCATGATGTAGTTGGCGGCGTGGAGAGCAAAAAAGCTGCCAGGACTTGCCTGACAGCTTTTCGGGCCGTAACTGGTTCCATTCCTGCGAAACTTCCGTGTTCGCTTATCGATCCCTGATGACTGGAACGGAATGAGTCGTTATCAGCGGCCCTGGTTCTTGCCACCCTTGCGGCCGGCTTCGGAGGCCTTCTGCGGGTCGTTGGCGAAGTTGCCGCCGCTGTGCTGGCCACCTTTCTGGCCGGCTTCGGAGGCACGCTGCGGATTGTTGGCAAAATTGCCGCCACTCTGCTGGCCACCCTTGTGGCCGGCCTCGGAGGCACGCTGCGGATCGTTGGCGAAATTGCCGCCACTCTGCTGGCCACCCTTGTGGCCGGCCTCAGAGGCGCGCCGCGGGTCGTTGGCAAAGTTGCCGCTGCTTTCATGGCCGCCTTTCTGGCCGGCCTGGGAGGCCTTCTGCGGATCGTTGGCAAAGTTGCCTGGATTCTGGTTGCGCTGTGCCATGTCAGATCTCCTTCCTGGTTGGCCTGTCGAAGAACACGCGAGATCGTACGTCCATTTACCGGTGTTCCGGCACTGCTGGCGTCTGCCATCACGGTTAAACGTAGGAATGGCCAACCGGTATATCAACCCAAGACGGGTTTCCTAATGCAAAGAAAGGTTTGCGGATCTAACGAAAGATTGCCCACGGCGGCAAGTCACTTTACCCGACGCTATTTTTCTTGCGAACAGGATCGCCGTATCGCGCTGAAGGCGCCTTGATTGGGCTAGGTTATCGGCAAGGATCATTCAATAGGCGAGGGAGATGCATGTCGACATTCATTGCACTAAGCGGTTTTCTTCTGGTGGCATTGGTGGTCTACGATGCTGTTCAGACGACCCTGGCGGCTTCCCGGTCGGGGCCGATGACCCGGCTGCTGGGGCGGCTCGCATGGTTTTCAGTCCTGACGCTGCACAAGCGGTTCTCGCTGCATGGGTTGCTGAAAGCCGTCGGCCCCTGGCTTACCGTCGCCTTGATGATGACTTGGGTGGGACTGATCTGGCTTGGCTGGTGGCTGGTATTCAGCAGCCACGAGTCGGCTGTGTATCACCCCGATTCGGGAACCTACGCCAATCCCTTGGAGCGCCTCTACTTCGTCGGCTACACCATCACCACGTTGGGCTATGGCGACTTCGTGGCCGGCACAGGAAAATGGCAGGTTCTGGCGGTAATGGCGGCGGCCAATGGCTTTTTTCTCCTGACACTGGCGGTCACCTATATCCTGGCCGTCATGTCTGCCGTGGTACAGAAGCGGCAGTTGGCGATCTCGATCCATGCCCTTGGCGAAACCCCGGCGGCGATCGTGAAGCGCCTGGAAGGAGAGGGGAATTTCGAGGAGCTGGCCGATCAGGCCGACAACCTCAGGGCGACCATTATCAGTGTCGGGCAGCAACAC
Proteins encoded in this window:
- the nhaD gene encoding sodium:proton antiporter NhaD, giving the protein MPLGCSSSARPRNLRGPALLLLVVALTIASPLAHAATGPLLLTNSLVGLTAIALFVLAYALVMAEEKIHMRKSKPVLVAAGLIWAMIGWVYVQAGMPDEAEHAFRETLLEFAELMLFLLVAMTYINAMEERRVFDALRSWMVRKGFSYRQLFWLTGGLAFVISPVADNLTTAMLMCAVVIKVAESDKRFINLACINIVVAANAGGAFSPFGDITTLMVWQAGMLQFYEFFALLVPSLVNFLVPAVAMSLFIGDRTPEGDEEEVDLKRGARRIIVLFLLTVATAVACHSLLHLPPVLGMMTGLGYLQFFGYYLRRTLPRSLERKREHYMRSGDERRLAQLGSVVPFDVFNRVARAEWDTLLFFYGVVMCVGGLGFLGYLSLFSELLYSGWDATWANIALGLVSAVVDNIPVMFAVLTMQPEMSHGHWLLITLTAGVGGSLLSIGSAAGVALMGQARGYYTFAGHLRWAPVIALGYAASILVHLWLNADSFHIFS
- a CDS encoding DUF503 domain-containing protein translates to MHIAILTLHVSLPGCASLKEKRQRMGGLHERYGRNPAVAVCESGEHDRLEASEWTFVAVGNERQKVESLCSEIEDKVQRTVDGRVMDVTRELL
- a CDS encoding general stress protein, with amino-acid sequence MAQRNQNPGNFANDPQKASQAGQKGGHESSGNFANDPRRASEAGHKGGQQSGGNFANDPQRASEAGHKGGQQSGGNFANNPQRASEAGQKGGQHSGGNFANDPQKASEAGRKGGKNQGR
- a CDS encoding potassium channel family protein — translated: MSTFIALSGFLLVALVVYDAVQTTLAASRSGPMTRLLGRLAWFSVLTLHKRFSLHGLLKAVGPWLTVALMMTWVGLIWLGWWLVFSSHESAVYHPDSGTYANPLERLYFVGYTITTLGYGDFVAGTGKWQVLAVMAAANGFFLLTLAVTYILAVMSAVVQKRQLAISIHALGETPAAIVKRLEGEGNFEELADQADNLRATIISVGQQHLAYPILHYYHQGEPGRALPVAMFRLYQALTLVCHGRTSLTPSVRFKLHAALDSLESFLSVLSHDFVRPASLAPEIDAAWLPATIALDKSPEALRQYLEELESQRIWLAYVQKDGWEWQAMWT